A stretch of Gasterosteus aculeatus chromosome 4, fGasAcu3.hap1.1, whole genome shotgun sequence DNA encodes these proteins:
- the spg1 gene encoding spiggin 1.1 isoform X1 has protein sequence MWWVVCFNCSRAASGSMTTQRWILAFCLSLASVFGTVELFKTKEIQTYTCRTFGSGIVQPFKGESYYVRSDCPFKLTSFNVNRGEYSVTIRRGHNGLLVQVEIIINKVTTLLQNGHILVQNKSVSLPYDHTYQHIFKYGIYTRLRSSLLPFTVTWHNVHGGINSLWVTLESELCTDMCGLCGKQNVAGHRDELIRDSKLHDHRCKIRDPVLRKNHICRRFFLKTKNCLQDNNSHYHRLCKENICGFENSQSIFCPFFQEVASQCNQSRINRFWRRLTRCAKPRCPGDLIYEKKGPAFIPSCSNPNPAPFYQELTETCSCPEGKVLNNCEKGYRCIPKSSCSCEFAGKTYGNGEIRSSRCQSCTCDGGKWRCSENFCHRRCVIEGQFVTTFDGKQYVLPNKCLYVASKGPNWIIIIEFSQKNLYIRKVTVQLMEELFVFKNNKVLFDGQEIPEFHFSGHAQVYWVSSMFVQVHSTIGINFQIQMSPEIHLFIDAPDTSSDKIKGLCGNSNSDTTDDFTTNSGIIENSAKPFAMSWSLLNCFGNIPTTCTNLENENYAHEKCAVLNQPTGIFAKCHPHIPTDYYYTACIQRICNSAGSRRQGLCIGLASYAKACAGVGIVIGDWRRITGCDLKCQKNQEFSYSMHTCNRTCNSLTGHDIRCGMNDDAVEGCGCPEGTHLNQGQTCCPKEECGCIYYGGIAAPGPVVIAGQKCDCKNGILNCLPNCDCRNGKVCVSCSEGQHKRVQKTCDYISKPKGTRENCKSGCYCPDHQYEDHHGNCVSLDDCTCVFSGKAFKAGQQVTSNCKTCTCYRGQWHCIEKPCPGQCQVYGNGHYQTFDSKWFRFSGQCLYTLVQDSCDMRRGTFSIRVESVPCCEEVLTCSRNIILDLKGQVTLTLRDMQVTRRLHEGWTGQDDSLYSIHTLGLYIVISVPSKGITLIWDKHTRITVELAGSWKNRVCGLCGNFDSNEMNDLSISGSSVSGPMAFGNCWKVQTPPCSDVTTDIFPCERNSYCAAWAQQRCLILTGETFSECHLKVDPDPYYDACVQESCSCESDGKFLGFCTAVAAYAQACSEQHVCVNWRTPDMCPVYCDYYNKHGQSIWHYEACGQMLTCGKENYISHKLEGCFPRCTEKKPYYDENTGGCTSLGNCTCYLNGTIVQPQAVVVIQNVLCRCENGAMNCDPSSSTTPTSSTPTASDSTTRDVTQTHHTHTASDSTTRDVTRTHHTHTASDSTTTHMTRTHHTHTYTVSTTKDCQCFDPKNYKIWHCGVTWTEDCFKKTCIGGLIELSPVVCPVMEFPDCPRDKFTKVLDGCCETLKCDCRCEIYGDSHYTTFQGVKFDFLTECTNILVKEISSHPSLYISVENENCVEGRHRSCAKSITVKYQGSKAVLSIHPDFSVVKVTMNGAVIQPPLQVAGFRFESTMDTVTIYMPDIRSYVSLSQSHNLVVSLATEYFHGKTQGQCGVCGVGSCIRKGGKMEDNSCCDKTAYSWVKRHGSKPACALLPRDVECVQTTAVPPTTTTSLPCPSSALCVVLDHPAFSKCIKHLMRKKKICVYGSCDIDRCSILKRAAKECMKAGVCIDWRALTNGKCTMTCPKGLVYRQCRDKLDDFCLKGIVKEGAPFKCTREGCFCPHGQIKADQDSNICVTSCPYCKGPLGEPKQPGDVWESGCHICKCNKETGKEECHLKPLETEPSCGPDSVLVNKPCCGEQICVKKTCKFGKRTYEVGESWSDDSSPCQSYHCTLEGIQTTTRKCPRVHCHPARLIWDDRKCCKTCNNTCAPVFGDVEFRTTDCHTILHVPVCMGECGSGLSIKVGHNLCVHAENNCCQEKTSETKTLSAICYHPITNRREEKTFTYKHITSCECRLCNTQH, from the exons ACACTTGCAGGACATTTGGCAGCGGGATCGTCCAGCCTTTTAAGGGGGAGAGTTACTATGTTCGGTCCGACTGCCCGTTCAAACTCACAAGCTTCAACGTCAACCGGGGGGAATATTCTGTCACCATACGGCGAGGTCACAACGGGCTGTTGGTCCAAGTCGAGATCATCATCAACAAAGTCACAACACTTTTGCAGAATGGCCACATCCTAGTGCAGAACAAAAG TGTTTCACTTCCATACGACCACACCTACCAGCATATCTTTAAATACGGCATCTACACTAGACTGAGGAGCTCGCTGCTTCCTTTTACTGTCACCTGGCACAATGTACATGGGGGAATAAACTCTCTGTGG GTGACACTGGAGTCGGAGCTGTGCACCGACATGTGTGGACTGTGTGGAAAACAAAACGTTGCAG GCCACAGGGACGAGTTGATCAGAGACAGCAAGCTTCATGACCACAGATGTAAAATCAGAGATCCTGTGTTGCGAAAAAATCAC ATATGCCGTCGATTCTTTCTGAAAACCAAGAACTGTCTGCAAGACAACAATTCTCACTATCACCGACTCTGTAAAGAGAACATTTGTGGCTTTGAAAACAGCCAGAGCATCTTCTGTCCTTTCTTCCAAGAAGTTGCAAGCCAGTGTAACCAATCAAGAATCAACCGATTTTGGAGACGTTTAACCAGATGTG CGAAGCCGAGGTGTCCAGGAGACCTGATTTATGAGAAAAAAGGTCCAGCATTTATTCCCAGCTGCTCCAACCCGAACCCTGCACCCTTCTACCAGGAACTCACTGAAACCTGTTCCTGTCCAGAGG GTAAAGTTTTGAATAATTGTGAAAAGGGCTATCGCTGTATACCTAAATCCAGCTGCTCTTGTGAGTTTGCTGGCAAGACCTACGGAAACGGAGAAATACGGAGTTCCAGGTGTCAGTCATG TACGTGTGATGGTGGGAAATGGCGATGCTCAGAGAACTTTTGCCACAGAAGATGTGTCATTGAAGGCCAGTTTGTGACAACATTCGATGGAAAACAATATGTCCTCCCTAACAAATGTTTATATGTGGCTTCAAAG GGTCCCAActggataataataatagagtTTTCGCAAAAAAACCTCTACATTAGAAAGGTTACGGTTCAGCTCATGGAG gaacTGTTTGTATTCAAAAACAACAAGGTTTtgtttgatggacaggagaTCCCTGAATTCCATTTTTCTG GTCATGCTCAGGTTTACTGGGTGTCCTCCATGTTCGTCCAGGTCCACTCGACCATTGGTATAAACTTCCAAATTCAGATGTCCCCTGAAATCCATCTGTTCATCGACGCACCTGACACCTCCAGTGACAAGATTAAAG GTCTTTGTGGCAATAGCAACAGTGACACCACAGATGACTTCACCACCAACAGCGGGATCATTGAGAACTCAGCTAAACCATTTGCTATGTCCTGGAGTTTGCTTAATTGTTTCGGTAACATACCCACCACCTGCACCAACCTGGAGAATG aGAATTATGCTCATGAAAAGTGTGCAGTGTTAAACCAACCAACTGGGATATTTGCTAAGTGCCACCCTCATATCCCAACTGATTACTACTACACG GCTTGCATCCAAAGAATATGTAACTCTGCCGGAAGTCGGAGACAGGGCTTGTGTATTGGTCTGGCCAGCTACGCCAAAGCCTGCGCCGGTGTTGGTATTGTAATTGGTGACTGGAGGAGAATCACGGGCTGCG ATCTGAAATGCCAGAAGAACCAAGAATTCTCCTACAGCATGCATACATGCAACCGCACATGCAATTCTCTGACCGGCCATGACATCCGCTGTGGTATGAATGACGATGCTGTGGAGGGCTGTGGCTGTCCGGAGGGAACTCACCTGAACCAAGGACAGACCTGTTGCCCAAAGGAAGAGTGTGGTTGTATTTACTACGGTGGTATTGCAGCCCCGGGGCCTGTTGTTATCGCCGGACAAAAGTG CGACTGCAAGAATGGGATACTGAACTGCTTGCCGAATTGTG ATTGCAGAAATGGGAAGGTGTGTGTCAGTTGCTCTGAGGGCCAACATAAGAGGGTTCAGAAGACCTGTGACTATATTAGCAAACCAAAG GGTACCAGGGAGAACTGTAAGAGTGGCTGTTACTGTCCAGATCACCAGTATGAAGATCACCATGGGAACTGTGTTTCACTCGATGATTGCACCTGTGTGTTCAGTGGCAAAGCATTCAAAGCTGGACAGCAAGTTACCAGCAACTGTAAAACATG TACCTGTTATCGTGGTCAGTGGCACTGCATTGAGAAGCCCTGCCCGGGACAGTGCCAAGTCTACGGAAATGGACACTACCAGACCTTTGACTCCAAATGGTTCCGCTTTTCTGGACAATGTCTGTACACACTTGTGCAG GATTCCTGTGACATGAGAAGAGGCACCTTCTCTATCAGAGTGGAGAGTGTCCCCTGCTGTGAGGAGGTGCTCACCTGCTCTCGCAACATCATCCTTGACCTGAAG GGCCAAGTCACCCTGACGCTGAGAGACATGCAGGTGACCAGACGCCTCCATGAAGGCTGGACTGGGCAGGATGATTCACTTTACTCAATACACACTTTGGGACTTTACATTGTAATCTCAGTGCCAAGCAAAGGGATAACTCTCATCTGGGACAAACACACCCGGATCACCGTAGAGCTGGCGGGTTCGTGGAAG AACCGAGTGTGTGGCCTCTGTGGGAATTTTGACTCCAATGAGATGAATGACCTAAGTATAAGTGGTTCATCAG TGTCCGGTCCAATGGCATTTGGCAACTGCTGGAAAGTCCAAACACCTCCTTGCTCTGATGTGACCACTGATATATTTCCATGTGAACGCAACTCCTACTGCGCAGCCTGGGCCCAGCAGCGCTGTTTGATCCTTACAGGAGAAACATTCAGTGAATGCCACTTAAAA GTGGATCCAGATCCCTACTACGATGCCTGTGTGCAGGAGTCTTGCTCCTGTGAGTCAGACGGGAAATTCCTCGGCTTCTGCACAGCTGTGGCTGCCTACGCACAGGCCTGCAGcgagcagcatgtgtgtgtgaattggaGGACACCTGATATGTGTC CGGTGTACTGTGACTACTACAACAAGCATGGACAGTCTATCTGGCACTATGAAGCCTGTGGTCAGATGCTGACCTGTGGCAAAGAAAACTATATCTCTCACAAGCTGGAAG GCTGCTTCCCAAGATGTACAGAGAAGAAGCCATACtatgatgaaaacactggtggATGCACCAGTTTAGGAAACTGCACCTGTTACCTTAATGGCACTATCGTTCAACCTCAGGCAGTGGTAGTAATACAGAATGTTTTATG CCGCTGTGAAAATGGAGCCATGAACTGCG ACCCTTCATCGTCCACCACTCCAACATCCAGCACTCCCACCGCTTCTGATTCAACAACCAGGGATGTGACTCAAACACACCATACTCACACCGCTTCTGATTCAACAACCAGGGATGTGACTCGAACACACCATACTCACACCGCTTCTGATTCAACAACCACCCATATGACTCGAACGCACCACACTCACACCTATACTGTTTCCACAACCAAGG ATTGCCAGTGTTTTGACCCGAAGAATTATAAAATCTGGCACTGCGGTGTGACGTGGACAGAGGATTGCTTCAAAAAGACCTGTATAGGTGGGCTGATAGAGTTGAGTCCAGTGGTTTGCCCAGTGATGGAATTTCCGGACTGCCCCAGAGACAAGTTCACAAAAGTCTTGGATGGATGCTGTGAAACACTTAAGTGTGACT GTCGTTGTGAGATATATGGGGACTCACACTACACCACTTTCCAAGGTGTTAAGTTTGATTTCCTGACAGAATGCACCAACATCCTGGTGAAGGAGATATCATCACATCCTAGTTTGTACATTTCTGTGGAAAACGAAAACTGTGTAGAAGGCAGGCATCGCTCCTGTGCAAAAAGCATCACCGTGAAATATCAGGGATCTAAAGCTGTACTGAGTATCCATCCAGACTTCTCTGTAGTAAAG GTCACTATGAACGGCGCGGTCATACAGCCACCATTGCAGGTGGCTGGGTTTAGGTTTGAGAGCACAATGGACACGGTGACAATCTACATGCCAGACATCCGCTCTTATGTCTCCCTCAGTCAGTCCCATAACTTGGTGGTCAGTTTGGCTACGGAGTACTTCCACGGAAAAACCCAGGGACAATGTG gtgtgtgtggtgttggaTCATGTATCCGTAAAGGAGGGAAAATGGAGGACAACAGCTGCTGTGATAAGACGGCTTATAGCTGGGTGAAACGTCACGGGTCCAAACCGGCCTGTGCTCTTTTACCAAGAGATGTAGAATGTGTCCAGACGACTGCGGTACCCCCTACAACAACCACTTCTCTCCCCTGCCCTTCGAGCGCTCTATGTGTGGTGCTGGACCACCC AGCCTTTTCAAAATGCATCAAGCACTTGATGCGTAAAAAGAAGATTTGCGTGTATGGTTCCTGCGATATCGATCGTTGCTCTATACTAAAGCGCGCTGCAAAGGAGTGCATGAAAGCTGGTGTCTGTATTGACTGGAGAGCACTGACTAATGGAAAATGCA CTATGACATGTCCAAAAGGATTGGTCTACAGACAATGTCGTGACAAGCTGGATGACTTCTGTCTTAAAGG AATCGTTAAAGAAGGAGCCCCCTTCAAGTGCACCAGAGAAGGCTGTTTTTGTCCCCATGGTCAAATCAAGGCAGACCAGGACTCAAACATCTGTGTGACGAGCTGTCCGT ATTGTAAAGGACCCCTCGGTGAGCCCAAACAG cCTGGTGACGTCTGGGAGTCCGGCTGTCACATTTGTAAATGTAACAAAGAGACTGGAAAAGAGGAGTGTCATCTTAAACCTCTTGAGACAGAACCAAGTTGTGGCCCAGACTCTGTACTGGTAAACAAACCTTGCTGTGGTGAACAGATTTGTG TTAAGAAGACATGCAAATTTGGTAAAAGAACATACGAG GTGGGAGAATCTTGGTCAGATGACTCCAGTCCGTGTCAGTCATATCATTGCACTTTGGAGGGAATTCAAACTACAACCCGAAAATGTCCCAGAGTCCATTGTCATCCG GCCAGATTGATATGGGACGACCGCAAATGCTGCAAAACAT GTAACAACACCTGTGCGCCCGTGTTTGGCGATGTTGAGTTCAGGACTACCGACTGTCACACCATATTGCACGTACCTGTCTGTATGGGCGAATGTGGTTCTGGCTTGAG CATCAAGGTAGGCCATaatctgtgtgtgcatgcagagaACAATTGCTGTCAGGAGAAGACCTCGGAGACAAAAACGCTCTCCGCGATATGCTACCACCCTATAACCaacagaagagaggaaaaaacgtTCACCTACAAGCACATCACCTCTTGTGAGTGCAGACTGTGTAACACACAACACTGA
- the spg1 gene encoding spiggin 1.1 isoform X2 gives MWWVVCFNCSRAASGSMTTQRWILAFCLSLASVFGTVELFKTKEIQTYTCRTFGSGIVQPFKGESYYVRSDCPFKLTSFNVNRGEYSVTIRRGHNGLLVQVEIIINKVTTLLQNGHILVQNKSVSLPYDHTYQHIFKYGIYTRLRSSLLPFTVTWHNVHGGINSLWVTLESELCTDMCGLCGKQNVAGHRDELIRDSKLHDHRCKIRDPVLRKNHICRRFFLKTKNCLQDNNSHYHRLCKENICGFENSQSIFCPFFQEVASQCNQSRINRFWRRLTRCAKPRCPGDLIYEKKGPAFIPSCSNPNPAPFYQELTETCSCPEGKVLNNCEKGYRCIPKSSCSCEFAGKTYGNGEIRSSRCQSCTCDGGKWRCSENFCHRRCVIEGQFVTTFDGKQYVLPNKCLYVASKGPNWIIIIEFSQKNLYIRKVTVQLMEELFVFKNNKVLFDGQEIPEFHFSGHAQVYWVSSMFVQVHSTIGINFQIQMSPEIHLFIDAPDTSSDKIKGLCGNSNSDTTDDFTTNSGIIENSAKPFAMSWSLLNCFGNIPTTCTNLENENYAHEKCAVLNQPTGIFAKCHPHIPTDYYYTACIQRICNSAGSRRQGLCIGLASYAKACAGVGIVIGDWRRITGCDLKCQKNQEFSYSMHTCNRTCNSLTGHDIRCGMNDDAVEGCGCPEGTHLNQGQTCCPKEECGCIYYGGIAAPGPVVIAGQKCDCKNGILNCLPNCDCRNGKVCVSCSEGQHKRVQKTCDYISKPKGTRENCKSGCYCPDHQYEDHHGNCVSLDDCTCVFSGKAFKAGQQVTSNCKTCTCYRGQWHCIEKPCPGQCQVYGNGHYQTFDSKWFRFSGQCLYTLVQDSCDMRRGTFSIRVESVPCCEEVLTCSRNIILDLKGQVTLTLRDMQVTRRLHEGWTGQDDSLYSIHTLGLYIVISVPSKGITLIWDKHTRITVELAGSWKNRVCGLCGNFDSNEMNDLSISGSSVSGPMAFGNCWKVQTPPCSDVTTDIFPCERNSYCAAWAQQRCLILTGETFSECHLKVDPDPYYDACVQESCSCESDGKFLGFCTAVAAYAQACSEQHVCVNWRTPDMCPVYCDYYNKHGQSIWHYEACGQMLTCGKENYISHKLEGCFPRCTEKKPYYDENTGGCTSLGNCTCYLNGTIVQPQAVVVIQNVLCRCENGAMNCDPSSSTTPTSSTPTASDSTTRDVTQTHHTHTASDSTTRDVTRTHHTHTASDSTTTHMTRTHHTHTYTVSTTKDCQCFDPKNYKIWHCGVTWTEDCFKKTCIGGLIELSPVVCPVMEFPDCPRDKFTKVLDGCCETLKCDCRCEIYGDSHYTTFQGVKFDFLTECTNILVKEISSHPSLYISVENENCVEGRHRSCAKSITVKYQGSKAVLSIHPDFSVVKVTMNGAVIQPPLQVAGFRFESTMDTVTIYMPDIRSYVSLSQSHNLVVSLATEYFHGKTQGQCGVCGVGSCIRKGGKMEDNSCCDKTAYSWVKRHGSKPACALLPRDVECVQTTAVPPTTTTSLPCPSSALCVVLDHPAFSKCIKHLMRKKKICVYGSCDIDRCSILKRAAKECMKAGVCIDWRALTNGKCTMTCPKGLVYRQCRDKLDDFCLKGIVKEGAPFKCTREGCFCPHGQIKADQDSNICVTSCPYCKGPLGEPKQPGDVWESGCHICKCNKETGKEECHLKPLETEPSCGPDSVLVNKPCCGEQICVKKTCKFGKRTYEVGESWSDDSSPCQSYHCTLEGIQTTTRKCPRVHCHPARLIWDDRKCCKTCNNTCAPVFGDVEFRTTDCHTILHVPVCMGECGSGLSIKVGRRRVWRSLQRTVSSSRGNAACRRQRTDQKSPTVC, from the exons ACACTTGCAGGACATTTGGCAGCGGGATCGTCCAGCCTTTTAAGGGGGAGAGTTACTATGTTCGGTCCGACTGCCCGTTCAAACTCACAAGCTTCAACGTCAACCGGGGGGAATATTCTGTCACCATACGGCGAGGTCACAACGGGCTGTTGGTCCAAGTCGAGATCATCATCAACAAAGTCACAACACTTTTGCAGAATGGCCACATCCTAGTGCAGAACAAAAG TGTTTCACTTCCATACGACCACACCTACCAGCATATCTTTAAATACGGCATCTACACTAGACTGAGGAGCTCGCTGCTTCCTTTTACTGTCACCTGGCACAATGTACATGGGGGAATAAACTCTCTGTGG GTGACACTGGAGTCGGAGCTGTGCACCGACATGTGTGGACTGTGTGGAAAACAAAACGTTGCAG GCCACAGGGACGAGTTGATCAGAGACAGCAAGCTTCATGACCACAGATGTAAAATCAGAGATCCTGTGTTGCGAAAAAATCAC ATATGCCGTCGATTCTTTCTGAAAACCAAGAACTGTCTGCAAGACAACAATTCTCACTATCACCGACTCTGTAAAGAGAACATTTGTGGCTTTGAAAACAGCCAGAGCATCTTCTGTCCTTTCTTCCAAGAAGTTGCAAGCCAGTGTAACCAATCAAGAATCAACCGATTTTGGAGACGTTTAACCAGATGTG CGAAGCCGAGGTGTCCAGGAGACCTGATTTATGAGAAAAAAGGTCCAGCATTTATTCCCAGCTGCTCCAACCCGAACCCTGCACCCTTCTACCAGGAACTCACTGAAACCTGTTCCTGTCCAGAGG GTAAAGTTTTGAATAATTGTGAAAAGGGCTATCGCTGTATACCTAAATCCAGCTGCTCTTGTGAGTTTGCTGGCAAGACCTACGGAAACGGAGAAATACGGAGTTCCAGGTGTCAGTCATG TACGTGTGATGGTGGGAAATGGCGATGCTCAGAGAACTTTTGCCACAGAAGATGTGTCATTGAAGGCCAGTTTGTGACAACATTCGATGGAAAACAATATGTCCTCCCTAACAAATGTTTATATGTGGCTTCAAAG GGTCCCAActggataataataatagagtTTTCGCAAAAAAACCTCTACATTAGAAAGGTTACGGTTCAGCTCATGGAG gaacTGTTTGTATTCAAAAACAACAAGGTTTtgtttgatggacaggagaTCCCTGAATTCCATTTTTCTG GTCATGCTCAGGTTTACTGGGTGTCCTCCATGTTCGTCCAGGTCCACTCGACCATTGGTATAAACTTCCAAATTCAGATGTCCCCTGAAATCCATCTGTTCATCGACGCACCTGACACCTCCAGTGACAAGATTAAAG GTCTTTGTGGCAATAGCAACAGTGACACCACAGATGACTTCACCACCAACAGCGGGATCATTGAGAACTCAGCTAAACCATTTGCTATGTCCTGGAGTTTGCTTAATTGTTTCGGTAACATACCCACCACCTGCACCAACCTGGAGAATG aGAATTATGCTCATGAAAAGTGTGCAGTGTTAAACCAACCAACTGGGATATTTGCTAAGTGCCACCCTCATATCCCAACTGATTACTACTACACG GCTTGCATCCAAAGAATATGTAACTCTGCCGGAAGTCGGAGACAGGGCTTGTGTATTGGTCTGGCCAGCTACGCCAAAGCCTGCGCCGGTGTTGGTATTGTAATTGGTGACTGGAGGAGAATCACGGGCTGCG ATCTGAAATGCCAGAAGAACCAAGAATTCTCCTACAGCATGCATACATGCAACCGCACATGCAATTCTCTGACCGGCCATGACATCCGCTGTGGTATGAATGACGATGCTGTGGAGGGCTGTGGCTGTCCGGAGGGAACTCACCTGAACCAAGGACAGACCTGTTGCCCAAAGGAAGAGTGTGGTTGTATTTACTACGGTGGTATTGCAGCCCCGGGGCCTGTTGTTATCGCCGGACAAAAGTG CGACTGCAAGAATGGGATACTGAACTGCTTGCCGAATTGTG ATTGCAGAAATGGGAAGGTGTGTGTCAGTTGCTCTGAGGGCCAACATAAGAGGGTTCAGAAGACCTGTGACTATATTAGCAAACCAAAG GGTACCAGGGAGAACTGTAAGAGTGGCTGTTACTGTCCAGATCACCAGTATGAAGATCACCATGGGAACTGTGTTTCACTCGATGATTGCACCTGTGTGTTCAGTGGCAAAGCATTCAAAGCTGGACAGCAAGTTACCAGCAACTGTAAAACATG TACCTGTTATCGTGGTCAGTGGCACTGCATTGAGAAGCCCTGCCCGGGACAGTGCCAAGTCTACGGAAATGGACACTACCAGACCTTTGACTCCAAATGGTTCCGCTTTTCTGGACAATGTCTGTACACACTTGTGCAG GATTCCTGTGACATGAGAAGAGGCACCTTCTCTATCAGAGTGGAGAGTGTCCCCTGCTGTGAGGAGGTGCTCACCTGCTCTCGCAACATCATCCTTGACCTGAAG GGCCAAGTCACCCTGACGCTGAGAGACATGCAGGTGACCAGACGCCTCCATGAAGGCTGGACTGGGCAGGATGATTCACTTTACTCAATACACACTTTGGGACTTTACATTGTAATCTCAGTGCCAAGCAAAGGGATAACTCTCATCTGGGACAAACACACCCGGATCACCGTAGAGCTGGCGGGTTCGTGGAAG AACCGAGTGTGTGGCCTCTGTGGGAATTTTGACTCCAATGAGATGAATGACCTAAGTATAAGTGGTTCATCAG TGTCCGGTCCAATGGCATTTGGCAACTGCTGGAAAGTCCAAACACCTCCTTGCTCTGATGTGACCACTGATATATTTCCATGTGAACGCAACTCCTACTGCGCAGCCTGGGCCCAGCAGCGCTGTTTGATCCTTACAGGAGAAACATTCAGTGAATGCCACTTAAAA GTGGATCCAGATCCCTACTACGATGCCTGTGTGCAGGAGTCTTGCTCCTGTGAGTCAGACGGGAAATTCCTCGGCTTCTGCACAGCTGTGGCTGCCTACGCACAGGCCTGCAGcgagcagcatgtgtgtgtgaattggaGGACACCTGATATGTGTC CGGTGTACTGTGACTACTACAACAAGCATGGACAGTCTATCTGGCACTATGAAGCCTGTGGTCAGATGCTGACCTGTGGCAAAGAAAACTATATCTCTCACAAGCTGGAAG GCTGCTTCCCAAGATGTACAGAGAAGAAGCCATACtatgatgaaaacactggtggATGCACCAGTTTAGGAAACTGCACCTGTTACCTTAATGGCACTATCGTTCAACCTCAGGCAGTGGTAGTAATACAGAATGTTTTATG CCGCTGTGAAAATGGAGCCATGAACTGCG ACCCTTCATCGTCCACCACTCCAACATCCAGCACTCCCACCGCTTCTGATTCAACAACCAGGGATGTGACTCAAACACACCATACTCACACCGCTTCTGATTCAACAACCAGGGATGTGACTCGAACACACCATACTCACACCGCTTCTGATTCAACAACCACCCATATGACTCGAACGCACCACACTCACACCTATACTGTTTCCACAACCAAGG ATTGCCAGTGTTTTGACCCGAAGAATTATAAAATCTGGCACTGCGGTGTGACGTGGACAGAGGATTGCTTCAAAAAGACCTGTATAGGTGGGCTGATAGAGTTGAGTCCAGTGGTTTGCCCAGTGATGGAATTTCCGGACTGCCCCAGAGACAAGTTCACAAAAGTCTTGGATGGATGCTGTGAAACACTTAAGTGTGACT GTCGTTGTGAGATATATGGGGACTCACACTACACCACTTTCCAAGGTGTTAAGTTTGATTTCCTGACAGAATGCACCAACATCCTGGTGAAGGAGATATCATCACATCCTAGTTTGTACATTTCTGTGGAAAACGAAAACTGTGTAGAAGGCAGGCATCGCTCCTGTGCAAAAAGCATCACCGTGAAATATCAGGGATCTAAAGCTGTACTGAGTATCCATCCAGACTTCTCTGTAGTAAAG GTCACTATGAACGGCGCGGTCATACAGCCACCATTGCAGGTGGCTGGGTTTAGGTTTGAGAGCACAATGGACACGGTGACAATCTACATGCCAGACATCCGCTCTTATGTCTCCCTCAGTCAGTCCCATAACTTGGTGGTCAGTTTGGCTACGGAGTACTTCCACGGAAAAACCCAGGGACAATGTG gtgtgtgtggtgttggaTCATGTATCCGTAAAGGAGGGAAAATGGAGGACAACAGCTGCTGTGATAAGACGGCTTATAGCTGGGTGAAACGTCACGGGTCCAAACCGGCCTGTGCTCTTTTACCAAGAGATGTAGAATGTGTCCAGACGACTGCGGTACCCCCTACAACAACCACTTCTCTCCCCTGCCCTTCGAGCGCTCTATGTGTGGTGCTGGACCACCC AGCCTTTTCAAAATGCATCAAGCACTTGATGCGTAAAAAGAAGATTTGCGTGTATGGTTCCTGCGATATCGATCGTTGCTCTATACTAAAGCGCGCTGCAAAGGAGTGCATGAAAGCTGGTGTCTGTATTGACTGGAGAGCACTGACTAATGGAAAATGCA CTATGACATGTCCAAAAGGATTGGTCTACAGACAATGTCGTGACAAGCTGGATGACTTCTGTCTTAAAGG AATCGTTAAAGAAGGAGCCCCCTTCAAGTGCACCAGAGAAGGCTGTTTTTGTCCCCATGGTCAAATCAAGGCAGACCAGGACTCAAACATCTGTGTGACGAGCTGTCCGT ATTGTAAAGGACCCCTCGGTGAGCCCAAACAG cCTGGTGACGTCTGGGAGTCCGGCTGTCACATTTGTAAATGTAACAAAGAGACTGGAAAAGAGGAGTGTCATCTTAAACCTCTTGAGACAGAACCAAGTTGTGGCCCAGACTCTGTACTGGTAAACAAACCTTGCTGTGGTGAACAGATTTGTG TTAAGAAGACATGCAAATTTGGTAAAAGAACATACGAG GTGGGAGAATCTTGGTCAGATGACTCCAGTCCGTGTCAGTCATATCATTGCACTTTGGAGGGAATTCAAACTACAACCCGAAAATGTCCCAGAGTCCATTGTCATCCG GCCAGATTGATATGGGACGACCGCAAATGCTGCAAAACAT GTAACAACACCTGTGCGCCCGTGTTTGGCGATGTTGAGTTCAGGACTACCGACTGTCACACCATATTGCACGTACCTGTCTGTATGGGCGAATGTGGTTCTGGCTTGAG